One window from the genome of Anolis sagrei isolate rAnoSag1 chromosome 4, rAnoSag1.mat, whole genome shotgun sequence encodes:
- the RNF2 gene encoding E3 ubiquitin-protein ligase RING2, with product MSQAVQTNGTQPLSKTWELSLYELQRTPQEAITDGLEIVVSPRSLHSELMCPICLDMLKNTMTTKECLHRFCADCIITALRSGNKECPTCRKKLVSKRSLRPDPNFDALISKIYPSRDEYEAHQERVLARINKHNNQQALSHSIEEGLKIQALNRLQRGKKQQIENGSGAEDNGDSSHCSNASTHSNQEAGPSNKRTKTSDDSGLELDNNNTTVAIDPVLDGASEIELVFRPHPTLMENDDSAQTRYIKTSGNATVDHLSKYLAVRLALEELRSKGESNQMNLETASEKQYTIYIATANGQFTVLNGSFSLELVSEKYWKVNKPMELYYAPTKEHK from the exons ATGTCTCAGGCAGTGCAGACAAATGGCACACAGCCTTTAAGCAAAACATGGGAGCTCAGCTTGTATGAACTCCAAAGAACTCCTCAG GAGGCTATTACAGATGGCCTGGAAATAGTAGTGTCACCCCGAAGTCTCCATAGTGAGCTGATGTGTCCCATTTGTTTGGATATGTTGAAAAACACCATGACTACAAAGGAATGTCTACATCGTTTTTGTGCAGATTGTATCATCACAGCCCTCAGAAGTGG AAATAAAGAATGCCCTACATGTCGTAAAAAGCTTGTTTCTAAAAGATCTTTGAGGCCAGACCCAAACTTTGATGCCCTCATCAGCAAAATCTATCCAAGTCGTGATGAATATGAGGCTCATCAGGAGAGAGTTCTAGCAAGGATCAACAAGCACAATAATCAGCAAGCTCTAAGTCACAGCATTGAGGAAGGTTTGAAAATCCAGGCTTTGAACAG GTTACAAAGAGGCAAGAAGCAACAGATAGAGAATGGCAGTGGAGCAGAGGACAACGGAGATAGCTCACACTGTAGTAATGCTTCGACTCACAGTAATCAAGAAGCTGGGCCAAGTAACAAACGGACCAAAACATCTGATGATTCTGGTCTAGAACtggacaataacaatacaacagttgCAATAGACCCAGTTTTGGATGGTGCAAGTGAAATTGAACTAGTTTTCAGACCTCATCCTACGCTAATGGAAAATGATGACAGTGCACAGACAAG GTACATAAAGACCTCTGGCAATGCCACAGTTGATCACTTGTCCAAATACCTAGCTGTGAGACTGGCTTTGGAAGAACTCCGGAGCAAAGGAGAGTCAAATCAGATGAATCTTGAAACAGCCAGTGAGAAGCAGTACACAATTTATATTGCTACAGCAAACGGCCAATTCACT GTGTTAAATGGCTCCTTTTCTTTGGAGCTGGTCAGTGAAAAGTACTGGAAAGTGAATAAGCCCATGGAGCTCTACTATGCACCAACAAAGGAACACAAATAA